A single window of uncultured Methanospirillum sp. DNA harbors:
- a CDS encoding ATP-binding protein produces MMPVCTAEKPAIKIHYIEDNLIDQHALTREVQKQSLPYRIDFSSSLAEARSRSETYDLVICDYFLSDGTILDLLPFMNDQTPVIVVTGQADLNNAVTALKLGAKDYLVKDPERHYLSLLPIQIENLLRQQQIERERKRLSSLFFSVGGAIPFGVYLYEPGTGRVLYANKAFYSIWELSDDIIATPLLTHEIISRHISSLLKTESDPPVFSPDSGSMDKATSGEVEVHGSRTIRYYTDRIPVETGDPVCYVSIFTDTTELSQAQDAVSEYSRMLELLNATLDQRVQERTEQIEDLMKKQRDLIIHIGHDLRTPLTPLVALLPYLQQNEQDHEKKRSLGVLCESTMKMRSLVEEILMMENLEEEKASCRLWNVNPCDLGCMVDDIISSSHSVISTKELSIRNTIQPGMLIMIKQNHLHLILEKLINNALQFTEPGGTITLHGGKDRHCTWFCVSDTGIGLTHEDSSRIFDEFYKADPSRSNLQSHGLGLSVVRKLVLLNHGHITVKSEGLGMGTRFCVSLPDTVQRNFQHRWDCIETS; encoded by the coding sequence ATGATGCCGGTATGTACGGCGGAGAAGCCGGCTATTAAGATTCACTATATTGAAGATAATCTGATAGACCAGCATGCACTCACGAGAGAGGTCCAGAAACAGTCACTTCCGTACCGGATAGACTTCTCCTCATCTCTTGCCGAGGCTCGTTCCCGCAGCGAGACCTATGACCTGGTGATCTGCGACTATTTCCTCTCTGACGGGACCATCCTTGATCTTCTTCCATTCATGAACGATCAGACTCCGGTTATCGTAGTGACCGGACAGGCAGATCTGAACAACGCAGTCACTGCGTTAAAACTCGGTGCAAAGGATTACCTGGTAAAAGATCCCGAACGCCACTACTTAAGCCTCCTCCCTATCCAGATCGAGAACCTGCTCAGACAGCAGCAGATCGAACGTGAGCGTAAAAGACTCTCATCCCTGTTCTTCTCTGTCGGAGGAGCAATCCCGTTCGGTGTGTACCTGTATGAGCCTGGAACCGGCAGGGTGCTGTATGCAAATAAGGCCTTTTACTCGATCTGGGAATTATCTGATGACATAATCGCAACGCCTCTGCTGACTCACGAGATAATCTCCCGGCATATCAGTTCCCTGCTTAAGACAGAGAGCGATCCTCCTGTCTTCTCCCCTGACTCCGGAAGTATGGATAAAGCCACTTCAGGCGAGGTAGAGGTACATGGATCGAGGACGATACGGTACTACACCGACAGGATTCCGGTGGAAACTGGTGACCCTGTCTGTTATGTGAGTATCTTCACAGATACTACCGAACTGAGCCAGGCCCAGGATGCTGTCAGCGAGTACTCCCGTATGCTTGAGCTACTGAATGCAACCCTTGATCAGCGGGTACAGGAGCGGACAGAACAGATCGAGGACCTGATGAAGAAGCAACGGGACCTGATCATTCACATCGGCCACGACCTTCGCACCCCTCTCACCCCGCTTGTTGCCCTGCTCCCATACCTTCAGCAGAACGAGCAGGATCATGAGAAGAAAAGGTCGCTGGGAGTTCTCTGCGAGAGTACGATGAAGATGAGATCCCTGGTTGAAGAGATCCTGATGATGGAGAATCTGGAAGAAGAAAAAGCCTCATGCCGCCTGTGGAATGTAAACCCCTGCGACCTGGGCTGCATGGTTGATGATATCATAAGTTCCTCCCATTCGGTCATCAGCACAAAGGAACTCTCAATCAGGAATACGATTCAGCCCGGGATGCTGATCATGATAAAGCAGAATCACCTGCATCTCATCCTTGAGAAACTGATCAATAACGCACTGCAGTTCACAGAGCCTGGCGGGACGATCACGCTTCATGGTGGAAAAGACCGGCATTGTACCTGGTTCTGCGTATCTGACACCGGCATCGGCCTTACTCATGAGGACTCATCCCGAATCTTTGATGAATTTTATAAGGCTGATCCCTCACGGAGCAATCTGCAGTCTCATGGGCTTGGCCTCTCGGTGGTCAGAAAACTGGTCCTTCTCAACCACGGACATATCACCGTGAAAAGTGAAGGTCTTGGGATGGGCACCCGGTTCTGTGTCTCTCTTCCGGATACTGTTCAGCGAAACTTTCAACATAGGTGGGACTGCATCGAGACCTCATAG
- a CDS encoding response regulator, which translates to MQVLYIEDSSLDRMAFEREVRKSYLPIQYTCAETLSEGLNQIRSGRFDVIIADLRLPDGSALDLLNQIGDSGLTVIILTGVSDVQTAVQAIKNGASDYIVKDPSREYLTDLPGHLETIIRARIDATRERLIGSMCRYSSESSPVGVYVRDYLTGDPLFFNSCFASRFGLPPYAEFVRTSADHAGLWDTLCVKHGIPVDQINRARYEPGEIARHDMILPDGKVVPLYSTISGSENNTAIRQFIFFFDGGYDLTPTPVQEAGTAESLPVLAGGIAHEMNNIFTSLICDLSLAKELASRESELQVSCFDRAERAIHQGRDVASRLLTYADGGYPLITTIPLQELMAEVLSLHHQNDAGISLMIPHDLDVLEVDPDLMRTALRAIVMNAVEASPDHPVEIIAANAGDHLCNDHQDQRSFVSVEIRDKGAGISSQEKSQVFDPFFTTKEGHLGLGLTSARSIIERHGGTIELSSSPGNGTTVRVLLPSISGLSPIAGSDTLSQKGGSSGVRILVMDDEPGIREVLHLILKKEGFNVDVASRGEDAVAAVAKAYDELNPYQVVVLDLIVPGGMGGKDAIQEIRKISPSVLAVVSSGYSDDPISSRYRDYGFDASLPKPYHPKDMISLLFSLLDEHYSSKSSN; encoded by the coding sequence ATGCAGGTACTGTATATCGAGGACAGTTCTCTCGATCGCATGGCGTTCGAGCGTGAGGTCCGCAAGAGTTACCTGCCAATCCAATACACCTGTGCCGAAACCCTGAGCGAAGGGCTGAATCAGATCAGATCAGGAAGGTTTGATGTCATCATAGCCGACCTCAGACTTCCGGATGGTTCTGCCCTGGATCTTCTCAACCAGATCGGTGACTCGGGTCTCACCGTTATTATCCTCACCGGAGTGTCTGATGTGCAGACCGCTGTTCAGGCGATCAAGAATGGTGCCTCTGATTATATCGTGAAGGATCCGTCACGTGAATACCTCACAGATCTTCCTGGCCACCTTGAGACGATCATCAGGGCACGAATCGATGCGACCCGTGAACGGCTTATCGGGAGTATGTGTCGGTACTCATCCGAATCCTCACCGGTTGGTGTCTATGTACGGGATTATCTCACCGGCGATCCGCTCTTCTTCAACTCCTGCTTCGCCTCCCGCTTCGGACTCCCGCCGTATGCGGAGTTTGTCAGAACCTCTGCCGATCATGCAGGGCTCTGGGATACACTCTGTGTGAAGCACGGAATTCCTGTAGACCAGATCAACCGAGCCAGGTACGAGCCTGGAGAGATAGCCAGGCATGACATGATCCTCCCTGATGGAAAGGTCGTACCACTCTACTCCACAATATCGGGATCTGAAAATAACACCGCTATCAGGCAGTTCATCTTCTTCTTTGACGGGGGGTATGATCTCACCCCAACTCCCGTGCAGGAGGCCGGGACAGCAGAGTCCCTTCCGGTTCTTGCAGGCGGGATAGCCCATGAGATGAACAACATCTTCACCTCCCTCATCTGCGATCTCTCGCTGGCAAAAGAACTTGCCTCCCGTGAGAGTGAGCTGCAGGTGTCATGTTTTGATCGTGCAGAGCGTGCAATTCATCAGGGCAGGGATGTGGCTTCACGTCTTCTCACCTATGCAGACGGGGGCTACCCGCTGATAACAACGATTCCGCTTCAGGAACTGATGGCAGAGGTGCTCTCGCTTCATCACCAGAATGATGCCGGAATTTCGCTCATGATCCCTCACGATCTTGATGTGCTTGAGGTGGACCCTGACCTGATGAGGACTGCTCTGCGTGCAATCGTCATGAATGCAGTCGAAGCATCTCCTGATCATCCGGTGGAGATCATTGCTGCCAATGCAGGGGATCATCTCTGCAACGATCATCAGGATCAAAGATCGTTTGTCAGTGTTGAGATAAGGGACAAGGGTGCAGGGATCAGTTCACAGGAGAAATCACAGGTGTTTGATCCCTTCTTCACCACCAAGGAAGGGCATCTCGGCCTCGGCCTGACGTCGGCACGATCGATCATCGAGCGTCACGGGGGAACTATCGAACTCTCTTCTTCACCTGGGAATGGAACCACGGTCAGGGTTCTGCTCCCTTCGATCTCAGGTCTCTCTCCCATTGCAGGGTCTGACACTCTATCGCAGAAAGGGGGTTCTTCAGGCGTCAGGATCCTGGTGATGGATGACGAGCCCGGGATCAGGGAAGTGCTCCATCTCATCCTCAAAAAGGAAGGTTTCAATGTGGATGTGGCCAGCAGGGGTGAGGATGCGGTAGCCGCGGTTGCAAAGGCCTATGATGAACTGAATCCTTATCAGGTGGTCGTTCTCGACCTGATCGTTCCGGGAGGAATGGGAGGGAAGGATGCTATACAGGAGATCAGAAAGATATCACCTTCAGTCCTTGCAGTCGTCTCGAGCGGGTACTCCGATGATCCGATAAGTTCCCGGTACCGCGATTACGGGTTTGACGCCTCTCTTCCTAAACCGTATCACCCGAAGGATATGATCTCGCTCCTCTTCTCTCTGCTCGATGAGCATTATAGCAGCAAAAGTAGTAACTAG
- a CDS encoding methyl-accepting chemotaxis protein, producing MNHQNWSDFRSIKQKILFFGGVALLLVAVGIIAYAAFSLNGAAVKSATEGLNSIAEREAGKVDTILEEPYNTASGVAALLSGIRSENAKFPRNDVVPMIEGVLDARPLYNGVYTIWEPGFFDGRDAEYSLKDGYDKTGRLRIYWYRDASGTLVRKIYDAQARDPTDYYEIPKKTLKGAITEPYIETMQGSPVLLTSIATPVLSGGKFSGIVGIDVTLNELDTLADKMDIYGGKGKVLILSNQGMVAGVTGDLDAAGKPISEVAPLLHLDPAMITGALSRGEITSFDSGGYIGTFVPVQVGNAETPWGVIAFAPRDVVTAEATSQTVALIIIGILISLLGLSLLYLVARSIAHPIEEITGVALRVAEGDLSTEVSIRQRDEVGRLADAFRMMTSNLLEKADAAKNIAEGNLSFRVHKTSDQDQLGESMIQMKTELIAMTDTMSHLANEAAAGNLRYRGDADRFSGEYKKIISGVNQTLDHVIEPVNEGIRLANEFSQNNFSARFNPEIRVSGDFVQLKESMDGIGVQVSATIRVIINKMADLAGGAEEAQASVDEVANGANEVATNAEAVSHHADQGSSGVDQVLKEMEDLSVTVSGVSSRTEQASRLADEGNSLSVEGQKLARVAEEGMEGIRTATADLNTMITAIREQMEQINKVVGIITSISDETNLLALNAAIEAARAGEAGRGFAVVADEVKELATESHESAEKIEEMIRGLQGESARADHLMTRASEQVRSGYEAVSSTLGIFNKIVEKLAQIAQNTAEVAASSEEQAASVEEITSSVHEVSRMIRQTAENAVSSAAISEESSAAVDQIRQVLEEVNVVITDLQNEIDRFRI from the coding sequence ATGAATCATCAGAACTGGTCTGATTTCAGATCGATCAAACAGAAGATCCTCTTTTTTGGCGGGGTTGCATTACTCCTTGTAGCAGTCGGGATCATCGCGTACGCAGCCTTTTCCCTGAATGGTGCTGCTGTAAAAAGCGCCACAGAAGGACTGAACAGTATCGCTGAGAGAGAGGCTGGAAAGGTTGACACCATTCTTGAAGAGCCGTATAACACTGCATCAGGAGTTGCGGCTCTCCTGTCCGGTATCCGTAGTGAAAATGCAAAATTCCCAAGGAATGATGTTGTACCGATGATAGAAGGGGTCCTGGATGCACGTCCCCTCTACAACGGAGTATACACCATCTGGGAGCCCGGATTCTTCGACGGGCGGGATGCTGAATACAGTCTGAAAGACGGATATGATAAGACCGGACGTCTTCGGATTTACTGGTACCGCGATGCAAGCGGAACACTGGTGCGAAAGATCTACGATGCTCAGGCCCGTGATCCAACCGATTATTACGAAATTCCCAAGAAGACCCTCAAGGGTGCAATAACTGAACCATATATCGAGACCATGCAGGGCTCACCGGTTTTGCTGACGTCCATTGCAACACCGGTCCTTTCTGGGGGAAAATTCAGCGGGATAGTAGGGATCGATGTGACGCTGAACGAACTCGACACCCTTGCTGACAAGATGGACATCTATGGAGGAAAGGGGAAGGTCCTTATCTTGAGCAACCAGGGCATGGTCGCGGGAGTGACGGGAGATCTCGATGCAGCCGGGAAACCGATCAGCGAGGTTGCACCACTCCTCCACCTTGACCCTGCGATGATAACCGGGGCACTCTCCAGGGGAGAGATCACATCCTTTGACAGCGGTGGTTACATCGGAACATTTGTACCGGTGCAGGTCGGCAATGCAGAGACACCCTGGGGAGTTATTGCATTTGCTCCCAGGGATGTGGTCACTGCCGAAGCAACATCACAGACCGTTGCCCTCATCATCATCGGAATCCTGATATCCCTTCTCGGTCTTAGCCTTCTGTACCTGGTGGCACGCTCGATAGCACATCCAATCGAGGAGATTACCGGTGTAGCACTACGGGTTGCCGAAGGGGATCTCTCAACAGAGGTTTCAATCAGACAGAGAGACGAGGTGGGAAGGCTCGCTGACGCATTCAGAATGATGACATCAAACCTCCTGGAAAAGGCTGATGCTGCTAAGAATATTGCAGAAGGAAATCTTTCATTCAGAGTACACAAAACCAGCGATCAGGACCAGCTCGGTGAATCCATGATCCAGATGAAGACCGAACTCATCGCAATGACTGACACCATGTCACACCTTGCAAACGAGGCGGCAGCAGGAAATCTCAGATACCGTGGTGATGCAGACCGGTTTTCAGGGGAGTACAAAAAGATCATCTCAGGAGTGAACCAGACTCTTGACCATGTGATCGAACCGGTTAATGAGGGTATTCGTCTGGCAAACGAGTTTTCACAGAATAACTTTTCTGCCCGGTTTAATCCGGAGATCAGGGTATCGGGTGACTTTGTCCAACTGAAGGAGTCCATGGACGGGATCGGTGTTCAGGTCTCTGCGACAATCCGGGTTATCATCAACAAGATGGCTGACCTTGCAGGAGGGGCAGAAGAAGCACAGGCCTCGGTTGACGAGGTTGCAAACGGGGCAAACGAGGTGGCTACCAATGCTGAGGCAGTCTCGCACCATGCCGATCAGGGCAGCAGCGGGGTTGATCAGGTTCTTAAAGAGATGGAGGATCTGTCAGTCACGGTATCCGGAGTCTCAAGCAGGACTGAACAGGCCTCACGCCTTGCTGATGAGGGCAACTCTCTCAGCGTGGAAGGGCAGAAACTGGCACGCGTTGCAGAAGAGGGTATGGAAGGGATCAGGACAGCCACTGCAGACCTGAATACGATGATCACAGCGATCAGGGAGCAGATGGAGCAGATCAATAAGGTGGTTGGGATCATCACCTCGATATCTGACGAAACCAACCTTCTGGCCCTGAATGCTGCAATTGAGGCTGCCCGGGCAGGGGAAGCAGGACGAGGATTTGCAGTCGTCGCAGATGAGGTCAAAGAGCTTGCAACAGAGAGCCACGAGAGTGCAGAAAAGATTGAAGAGATGATCAGGGGGCTGCAAGGTGAGTCAGCCAGAGCAGATCACCTGATGACACGGGCAAGCGAGCAGGTCAGGTCCGGATACGAAGCGGTAAGCAGCACCCTTGGGATATTCAACAAGATCGTGGAGAAACTGGCTCAGATAGCACAGAACACGGCTGAAGTTGCGGCATCGTCAGAGGAACAGGCCGCGTCGGTTGAAGAGATTACGTCCAGTGTTCATGAGGTCTCAAGGATGATCAGGCAGACAGCAGAGAACGCTGTCTCAAGTGCGGCGATCAGCGAAGAGTCATCAGCTGCAGTTGATCAGATCAGGCAGGTTCTTGAAGAAGTGAATGTGGTCATCACCGATCTTCAGAACGAGATAGACAGGTTCAGAATCTGA
- a CDS encoding cation:proton antiporter — translation MMEGIYATFFTDIVIIFLLSVFLLLALYRIKIPSVVGFLLTGIIVGPAGLGLIHNQDSIEFFAEFGVIFLLFTIGLEFSISHILKSRHFVLIGGAVQVFSTILLTSAFMKLAGLDLKHAMFVGMLVSLSSTAIVMKVLADRQEVGSPHGKAALGILIFQDLIVIPMMMITPILGGDTTDSPSALKLLLGGILIVAVVYISSRYVIPYLLHYAARLRNREMFLFIVIGTCLLIAYLTSEIGLSMALGAFLAGLIISESEYSMHAMYNMIPFRDIFAAFFFISIGMIFDLSYLLSHPAIVIELVIVIILIKYATGTLAAIASGLPARSSVLTGISLSQIGEFSFILATTGVSAGILVAEQYQLFLDVSVVTMGLAPLLISLSSRVSPRLAAPLTRIVPDHAAPQDKEPAQVMKDHIIIVGFGLNGMNVARSAKAAGVPYRIIEMNPDTVRKERKKGESILYGDAAQPGVLIKAGIEQARVLVVVVNDPFATQQTVRIARELSPGVYIIVRTRFMGEVATLVDLGADDVIPEEFETSIEIFTRILNKYLIPEDEIERLITEIRAGGYQMLRSVSTTPATFDDLRGLVPDIDMKTIRISDSSPLAGKNLAESHLRSRFHVSVVAIRRGNRMIINPGGEDVIRGSDILMIIGRPDEIRMAFHPCGNEPEACEPPE, via the coding sequence ATGATGGAGGGTATATATGCAACATTTTTCACTGACATTGTGATCATCTTTCTCCTCTCGGTGTTCCTGCTGCTCGCCCTGTACCGGATCAAAATCCCATCAGTTGTCGGATTTCTCCTCACCGGGATCATCGTCGGACCTGCAGGTCTCGGGCTTATTCATAACCAGGATTCGATCGAGTTCTTCGCTGAGTTCGGTGTGATCTTTCTTCTCTTTACGATAGGCCTTGAATTCTCGATCAGCCATATTCTAAAGAGCAGACATTTTGTTCTGATCGGGGGAGCGGTTCAGGTCTTCTCAACAATACTGCTCACATCAGCCTTCATGAAACTTGCAGGGCTTGACCTGAAACATGCCATGTTTGTCGGGATGCTCGTTTCTCTCTCGTCTACTGCAATTGTGATGAAGGTCCTTGCAGACCGGCAGGAGGTCGGCAGCCCGCATGGAAAAGCTGCCCTTGGTATCCTCATCTTCCAGGATCTTATCGTCATCCCGATGATGATGATCACCCCGATTCTTGGAGGTGATACTACAGACAGCCCTTCTGCACTGAAACTTCTGCTTGGCGGGATCCTGATCGTTGCGGTTGTGTACATCTCATCCCGGTACGTGATCCCATACCTGCTCCATTACGCTGCACGGCTCCGCAACCGGGAGATGTTTCTCTTTATCGTGATCGGAACCTGCCTCCTTATCGCATATCTGACCTCTGAGATTGGCCTCTCGATGGCACTCGGGGCATTCCTTGCAGGGCTGATCATCTCGGAGTCAGAGTACTCGATGCATGCCATGTACAACATGATCCCGTTCAGGGACATCTTTGCGGCATTCTTCTTCATCTCAATAGGGATGATCTTCGATCTCTCGTACCTCCTCTCCCATCCCGCTATCGTGATAGAACTGGTCATCGTCATAATTCTGATAAAATATGCAACTGGAACACTCGCAGCAATTGCATCAGGCCTCCCTGCCCGATCATCGGTGCTCACAGGAATCTCCCTCAGCCAGATAGGAGAGTTCTCGTTCATCCTCGCAACAACCGGGGTTTCAGCAGGAATCCTGGTCGCAGAACAGTATCAGCTCTTTCTTGATGTGTCGGTTGTAACAATGGGGCTCGCTCCCCTCCTCATCTCATTGTCATCCCGGGTGTCTCCGAGACTGGCTGCACCGCTCACAAGAATTGTTCCTGATCATGCAGCACCGCAAGACAAGGAACCAGCCCAGGTGATGAAGGATCATATCATCATCGTGGGATTCGGACTGAACGGGATGAACGTTGCCAGGTCAGCTAAGGCTGCGGGTGTACCATACCGGATCATCGAGATGAACCCGGATACTGTCAGGAAAGAGAGGAAGAAGGGTGAGTCTATCCTCTACGGCGATGCCGCCCAGCCGGGCGTCCTCATAAAGGCGGGGATCGAGCAGGCACGTGTCCTGGTGGTGGTGGTCAATGATCCCTTTGCTACCCAGCAGACCGTCCGGATAGCAAGAGAACTGAGCCCGGGCGTGTACATCATCGTCAGAACCAGGTTTATGGGGGAGGTCGCCACCCTCGTAGACCTCGGAGCAGACGATGTGATCCCTGAGGAGTTTGAGACCTCAATCGAGATATTCACCAGGATCCTGAACAAATACCTGATCCCTGAGGACGAGATAGAACGACTCATCACCGAGATCAGGGCAGGAGGATACCAGATGCTGAGGAGCGTCTCCACGACTCCTGCCACATTTGACGATCTCAGAGGGTTGGTTCCTGATATCGATATGAAGACGATCCGGATCTCTGATTCGTCACCGTTGGCTGGAAAGAACCTTGCAGAGAGCCATTTGCGGAGCAGGTTTCATGTATCGGTTGTAGCGATACGACGCGGTAACCGGATGATCATCAACCCGGGAGGGGAGGATGTTATCAGAGGATCAGACATCCTGATGATCATCGGCAGGCCTGATGAGATCAGAATGGCGTTTCATCCATGTGGTAATGAACCTGAGGCCTGTGAGCCTCCAGAGTAA
- a CDS encoding ROK family protein — protein sequence MRVAGVADIGGTNTRVALIREDGMILSVERFKTPAGTDPGEVAARVGASLSDLAGGSGTDLCGIGVSVAGPVDLKTGCISNPPNIPFDQVPVVTPLTETFGLPVTLMNDCRAAVLGEVFAGAGRGYQHVVYITISTGIGGGVFTDGKVLLGRGGNAGEIGHFTVESAYSQPCSCGCFGHWEGCASGRGIPSFFRTWCRVHGHTLHKSLTTAEEILNAASQGEPLALEFSGVLAMVNSRGLSTVIVAYDPEIIILDGPIVTAHRGIIVDSAVRCLDTYLETPVIVVSPLGGNAPLLGVAAAVFSREV from the coding sequence ATGAGGGTTGCAGGAGTCGCAGACATCGGGGGGACAAACACAAGGGTGGCCCTGATCAGGGAGGACGGGATGATCCTCTCGGTGGAACGGTTTAAGACGCCGGCAGGAACCGATCCTGGTGAGGTCGCTGCACGGGTCGGTGCATCACTTTCAGATCTTGCAGGAGGATCAGGTACGGATTTGTGCGGTATCGGTGTCTCGGTTGCAGGCCCGGTTGATCTGAAGACCGGCTGTATCAGCAATCCTCCCAATATTCCCTTTGATCAAGTTCCGGTTGTTACTCCTCTTACTGAAACCTTCGGGCTGCCTGTCACCCTGATGAACGACTGCCGAGCAGCCGTGCTCGGTGAGGTGTTTGCCGGAGCCGGGAGGGGGTATCAGCACGTCGTGTACATCACCATATCCACTGGAATCGGAGGAGGTGTCTTTACTGATGGAAAGGTCCTGCTCGGCAGAGGTGGAAATGCCGGGGAGATCGGGCACTTTACGGTCGAATCTGCATATTCGCAACCCTGCTCATGCGGCTGCTTCGGACACTGGGAAGGCTGTGCATCAGGGCGGGGAATCCCTTCATTCTTCCGGACCTGGTGCAGAGTTCATGGGCATACCCTCCATAAATCCCTCACAACAGCCGAAGAGATCCTGAATGCCGCCTCACAGGGAGAACCACTGGCTCTGGAGTTCTCCGGGGTTCTGGCCATGGTCAACAGCCGTGGCCTCTCAACCGTTATCGTCGCGTATGACCCTGAGATCATCATCCTTGACGGTCCTATCGTGACTGCTCACCGTGGAATCATCGTTGACTCTGCAGTCCGGTGCCTCGATACGTACCTTGAAACACCTGTAATTGTCGTAAGTCCACTTGGAGGAAATGCTCCCCTGCTCGGGGTTGCGGCGGCTGTATTCTCACGAGAGGTCTGA
- a CDS encoding clostripain-related cysteine peptidase, giving the protein MLPGMASLMQIAGSVTVVALFILLLTSAAAAEEQTGKVLVAVYAAGGSLETDYGLITEDITQMVAGAANATPQTLELLVAYGGSARPGWQGMTIANRSGLAHDLVDGRLGNRTDAIAWYPDASMGNASTVGTFLHTIRAGYRYDRVFLILIGHGEAYTGMLFDQNHKEDPLTTAELVKGLEIGGFNVEVIGLDTCLMSTLEVASRLSGYSRYMIASEESEPAEGWRYDSFISGLVKNPDAPVSDVGRSLLETYLANPAQGKTLSVLDLDEAGVVTASLDRLSKLLLPLLDTPEGYRSLADAFNKTQQFGLTSEGVLDPATMDLIGFAEEINRIDPGLEGLSDDLINATKAMVILSGHDDRVPGAKGLAILSPVQINPGFYQYYHDEAFITPSWDRLLARYLEITDQVNPAHLRSEKNETREMPQ; this is encoded by the coding sequence ATGCTTCCTGGCATGGCATCTCTGATGCAGATTGCAGGATCTGTGACAGTAGTCGCTCTTTTCATCCTCCTCCTCACATCTGCAGCAGCAGCCGAGGAGCAGACCGGAAAGGTTCTGGTCGCGGTGTATGCAGCCGGAGGAAGTCTTGAGACCGATTATGGGCTTATCACCGAAGATATCACCCAGATGGTTGCAGGAGCAGCGAACGCGACTCCGCAAACCCTCGAACTCCTGGTAGCCTATGGGGGATCGGCCAGACCGGGCTGGCAGGGGATGACGATTGCGAACAGGTCAGGCCTTGCTCATGATCTTGTTGACGGCAGACTTGGGAACCGGACTGATGCGATCGCCTGGTATCCTGATGCGAGCATGGGAAATGCCAGCACGGTCGGTACATTCTTACACACGATTCGTGCTGGATACAGGTATGACCGGGTCTTTTTGATCCTGATCGGTCATGGTGAGGCCTACACCGGGATGCTCTTTGATCAGAATCACAAGGAAGATCCGCTCACGACAGCGGAACTTGTCAAAGGGCTGGAGATAGGGGGGTTCAATGTGGAGGTCATCGGGCTTGATACCTGCCTGATGAGCACCCTTGAGGTTGCTTCCCGTCTGTCCGGGTATTCCAGGTACATGATCGCGAGCGAGGAGTCTGAACCTGCAGAAGGCTGGCGATACGATTCATTCATCTCCGGCCTGGTGAAAAATCCTGACGCACCTGTTTCAGATGTCGGTCGTTCACTCCTTGAGACGTATCTTGCAAATCCTGCACAGGGCAAGACACTCTCTGTCCTTGACCTGGATGAGGCCGGGGTGGTGACTGCAAGCCTCGACCGTCTCTCAAAACTGCTTCTTCCTCTGCTTGACACCCCTGAAGGATACCGTTCCCTGGCAGATGCATTCAATAAAACACAGCAGTTCGGCCTGACATCCGAGGGAGTGCTCGACCCTGCAACCATGGATCTCATCGGATTTGCTGAGGAGATCAATAGAATAGATCCAGGTCTGGAGGGTCTATCAGACGATCTGATCAACGCAACCAAAGCGATGGTCATCCTTTCAGGGCATGATGATCGTGTTCCCGGGGCAAAAGGGCTAGCCATCCTTTCGCCGGTTCAGATCAACCCGGGATTTTATCAGTATTACCATGACGAGGCGTTCATCACCCCGTCATGGGACCGGCTCCTTGCGAGGTACCTGGAGATCACCGATCAGGTGAACCCTGCACATCTCCGCTCAGAAAAGAATGAGACCCGGGAGATGCCACAATAA